One genomic window of Synergistetes bacterium HGW-Synergistetes-1 includes the following:
- a CDS encoding MFS transporter, with protein sequence MPQTEKTFPRWIPLLGGLLGSTTCGLLLYAFSVFIRPLQAQFGWSVPDVAMAYALICLIFGLMTFPAGRLSDKYGSRNVVLVGGVIMAFGFFMVSTITPPDPAVIAAGGEAARAAGKTPLYLLYLYYGVIAGFGGGCVYLPPIATAPKWWPDKRALATGFTVVGLGLGSFVMAPMATSMINHFGSALPVFKYVGIAMGLMVVLAALCLKEPPKGYRPAGWNPPVLSSVDGVVKCCRDYTYEETKKTPQFWLLWVAYFCGSFAGLMVIGLIAKHGIDAMTLVYRAKGSLDAAAVIPEDVAKSIAMSASLAPSTLAVFNAAVRIMIGPLADRIGTKKIFVALFALQTVAMLILFPAGKTAALLAACAGLIGWNYGAMFTLFPATLLQYYGPANQGSNYGLLFTAWGVAGFCGPFFGGKLQAMTGSFFVPFIVSAAVLAVSVAILGTLKAPAKLV encoded by the coding sequence ATGCCTCAGACAGAAAAAACATTTCCACGATGGATCCCGCTGCTGGGAGGACTTCTCGGCAGTACCACCTGCGGATTGCTTCTTTATGCCTTCAGCGTATTCATCCGTCCCCTCCAGGCCCAGTTCGGATGGAGCGTCCCCGATGTTGCAATGGCCTATGCGCTGATATGCCTGATATTTGGCCTTATGACCTTTCCTGCCGGACGCCTGAGCGACAAATACGGTTCGAGGAACGTAGTACTTGTCGGCGGGGTCATCATGGCCTTCGGTTTCTTCATGGTCTCTACCATAACTCCACCCGATCCTGCCGTCATAGCTGCGGGCGGTGAAGCTGCAAGGGCCGCAGGCAAGACACCCCTGTACCTTCTGTATCTTTATTACGGAGTAATAGCCGGATTTGGAGGAGGGTGCGTCTATCTGCCTCCGATAGCGACCGCACCAAAATGGTGGCCTGACAAGAGGGCGCTTGCGACGGGTTTTACAGTCGTAGGGCTTGGCCTGGGTTCATTCGTTATGGCTCCTATGGCTACAAGCATGATAAACCATTTTGGCAGTGCACTGCCTGTATTTAAATATGTTGGCATCGCGATGGGCTTAATGGTAGTCCTCGCGGCACTTTGCCTTAAAGAACCTCCCAAAGGCTACAGGCCGGCAGGATGGAATCCGCCTGTACTGTCGTCAGTGGACGGTGTAGTTAAATGCTGCAGGGACTATACCTATGAAGAGACAAAAAAGACCCCCCAGTTCTGGCTTCTCTGGGTCGCCTATTTCTGCGGCTCATTCGCCGGACTCATGGTAATCGGTCTGATCGCCAAGCATGGCATTGACGCCATGACCCTTGTTTACAGGGCAAAAGGGAGCCTTGATGCTGCCGCGGTCATCCCCGAGGATGTGGCAAAGAGCATAGCTATGTCTGCCTCGCTTGCACCAAGTACTCTTGCTGTGTTCAACGCGGCAGTCCGCATTATGATAGGTCCGCTTGCGGACAGGATAGGAACAAAAAAAATATTTGTCGCTCTCTTTGCTCTACAGACAGTTGCGATGCTAATACTTTTCCCCGCAGGAAAAACGGCGGCTCTCCTTGCTGCATGTGCCGGCCTGATCGGTTGGAACTATGGAGCGATGTTCACTCTCTTCCCGGCTACGCTCTTACAGTACTACGGTCCTGCGAACCAGGGATCGAACTACGGGTTGCTCTTTACGGCATGGGGAGTGGCAGGTTTCTGCGGGCCGTTCTTTGGAGGCAAACTCCAGGCCATGACCGGTTCGTTCTTTGTACCCTTCATTGTCTCCGCAGCGGTCCTGGCGGTTTCAGTGGCAATACTGGGCACACTCAAGGCCCCCGCTAAGCTGGTGTAA
- a CDS encoding aromatic amino acid lyase yields the protein MKILLTGNDLTIEKVWSIAAEGAEVEISPEADAKLEASRQLVYDLVDEDVPVYGFNTGVGWNKDHTIAKEFFEDFNRKLIYSHSLGIAPDASEEEVRAMMAIRLNCLLQGYTGIQPAVARRYAEFLNKGIHPAVPERGSVGEGDIAVMSHIGLAMIGEGDVFYKGERMPSMEAHRMTGLVPVVLGPKDGLAIVSNSAFSAGQGALVLRRLRDLADIGDMVYSVSLEGLNGNTSPLEPSGLAPRRLKGQQVSAEKVRKIIEGSSIYDRDPEKPVQDPLCFRGAVHVNGTLRDALDYVTEFMDIQMNSTDDNPCVLVEERRMISVSNFETTSLATGLEMLGIILSHVSRMSCYRMLKLCNPVLTGLARFLSHDGGDSHCFGAFQKSYSLMDTEIRHLSNPCSADFMSLAGGIEDHANNTPFVVQKLRKAADNLAYIYGMEMIHGCQAIDLRMRKSRIRLGKGTEIAWKAFRKKVALYENDRPISPDIQKSYEFIKSNIMLSKQ from the coding sequence ATGAAGATATTGCTTACAGGCAATGACCTGACCATAGAAAAAGTTTGGTCTATCGCAGCCGAAGGCGCCGAAGTAGAAATAAGCCCTGAGGCGGATGCGAAACTTGAAGCTTCAAGACAGCTTGTCTATGACCTTGTTGATGAGGATGTCCCTGTGTACGGTTTTAATACTGGGGTAGGCTGGAACAAAGACCATACCATCGCAAAGGAATTCTTTGAAGATTTTAACCGCAAGCTGATCTATTCACATTCGCTTGGAATTGCTCCTGATGCCTCTGAGGAGGAGGTAAGGGCGATGATGGCTATAAGGCTGAACTGTCTGCTTCAGGGTTATACCGGCATTCAGCCTGCAGTGGCAAGACGTTATGCTGAGTTTTTAAATAAAGGCATACACCCTGCTGTTCCTGAAAGAGGCTCAGTTGGAGAGGGCGACATTGCTGTAATGTCCCATATCGGATTGGCGATGATAGGAGAAGGCGATGTTTTTTATAAAGGAGAAAGAATGCCCTCGATGGAGGCTCACAGAATGACTGGTCTTGTGCCGGTTGTTCTGGGGCCCAAAGACGGACTGGCAATAGTGAGCAACAGTGCTTTTTCAGCAGGGCAGGGAGCCCTTGTTCTAAGAAGACTCCGTGATCTCGCGGACATTGGCGATATGGTCTATTCAGTGTCACTGGAAGGGCTCAACGGAAACACCTCTCCCCTTGAGCCTTCAGGACTAGCTCCGAGGAGGCTTAAAGGGCAGCAGGTCAGTGCGGAAAAAGTCAGAAAAATTATTGAAGGAAGCAGCATTTATGACAGGGATCCGGAGAAACCAGTCCAGGATCCGCTGTGCTTCCGCGGAGCAGTTCATGTGAACGGTACGCTTCGCGATGCGCTTGACTATGTCACTGAGTTTATGGATATCCAGATGAATAGCACTGACGATAACCCCTGTGTTCTTGTTGAAGAAAGGCGTATGATATCCGTATCAAACTTTGAAACCACTTCGCTTGCGACAGGATTGGAAATGCTCGGTATCATTTTGAGCCACGTCTCACGTATGTCGTGCTACAGGATGCTGAAGCTGTGCAACCCAGTGCTGACAGGACTTGCAAGATTCCTGAGCCATGACGGTGGAGATTCTCACTGTTTTGGTGCCTTCCAGAAATCTTATTCACTTATGGATACCGAGATCAGGCACCTTTCAAATCCATGTTCGGCAGATTTTATGTCTCTTGCCGGAGGAATAGAGGACCACGCCAACAACACTCCGTTTGTGGTTCAGAAATTACGAAAAGCGGCAGACAATCTTGCATACATTTATGGTATGGAAATGATACATGGATGTCAGGCGATTGATCTGCGGATGAGAAAAAGCAGAATAAGGCTTGGCAAGGGTACAGAAATCGCATGGAAAGCTTTTCGCAAAAAAGTTGCCCTGTACGAGAACGACAGGCCTATATCTCCGGACATACAGAAATCTTATGAGTTTATCAAAAGCAACATCATGCTGTCTAAGCAGTAG